One uncultured Caproiciproducens sp. DNA segment encodes these proteins:
- a CDS encoding nitroreductase family protein produces the protein MNEIINRRSVRTYNNKNVGDDTIMHLLEAARLAPSGSNTQPWNFIIVRSTEAKVKIASVDHNQTWMTQAPVHIVCVADIGVRIQNSAEISLQEESPMEELKQIIRDTAIAAEHIVLSAESMGLSTCWTAWFKQNDIRPILSIPSDKYVVCVITVGYSDEAPNPRPRKDLRSILHFEKW, from the coding sequence TTGAATGAAATAATAAATCGAAGAAGCGTTAGAACATATAACAATAAAAATGTTGGCGATGATACGATAATGCATTTATTAGAAGCTGCTAGGTTAGCACCTTCTGGAAGCAATACACAGCCTTGGAATTTTATTATCGTTAGATCTACTGAAGCAAAAGTAAAAATTGCTTCAGTAGATCATAATCAAACATGGATGACCCAAGCACCAGTACATATTGTTTGTGTTGCAGATATTGGAGTTCGTATTCAGAATAGCGCCGAAATCTCATTGCAAGAAGAAAGCCCAATGGAAGAGCTCAAACAAATTATCCGAGACACAGCAATTGCAGCTGAACATATTGTTTTGTCTGCAGAAAGTATGGGCTTATCTACATGTTGGACTGCATGGTTTAAACAAAACGACATAAGACCTATTTTAAGTATCCCATCGGATAAGTATGTTGTTTGCGTTATTACAGTAGGTTATTCTGATGAAGCACCGAATCCTAGGCCAAGAAAAGATCTTCGTTCTATTTTGCATTTTGAAAAGTGGTAA
- a CDS encoding GNAT family N-acetyltransferase — MNIEPIDAQYRNSVDTMLETEWNCPPSVSRGNAIDTTVLPGFVSLSGNSINGVITYNIENSECEIVTLNSFEENKGVGTALINAVYSVAKTNKCNRLWLITTNDDINAIRFYQIKRFEWVATHSNAMDISRKIKPSIPLTGMYNIPIKHELEFEIKL; from the coding sequence ATGAATATAGAGCCGATTGATGCCCAATATCGTAATTCTGTAGATACAATGCTAGAAACCGAATGGAATTGTCCTCCTTCGGTTTCACGAGGTAACGCAATTGATACGACAGTGTTGCCAGGATTTGTATCACTATCAGGTAATAGTATTAACGGGGTAATTACATACAACATTGAAAATTCAGAATGTGAAATCGTAACCCTTAATAGTTTTGAAGAGAATAAGGGTGTGGGAACCGCTTTGATAAACGCAGTCTACTCTGTTGCAAAAACCAATAAGTGCAATAGGCTCTGGCTTATTACCACAAACGATGACATTAACGCAATCAGATTCTATCAAATAAAAAGATTTGAATGGGTTGCAACACATAGTAACGCTATGGATATTTCAAGGAAAATAAAGCCTTCAATACCCTTAACTGGCATGTATAATATACCTATCAAGCATGAGTTGGAATTTGAAATAAAGTTATAG
- a CDS encoding alpha/beta hydrolase has protein sequence MRKIKKIITKTLVCAIGLVALFLLSMTIYNHIMLTQEAKLIKPNGTFVTVDGYKMHVYCDGLKENRSTLLIMSAYGTAAPVYDYKVLYSKLANEYHIVVIEKFGYGYSDISGLPRDVGTIVKEYREALKLSDENGPFVLMPHSMSGLEALYWAQHDPNEVSAIVGLDMSVPEYYRYKSNSPFANFFGSPKFLRSLVCMGLDRIPGTGLVSDRGLTKAEFAQNQYLTYKMLLNKDVSAESNTVESNAQTVQKGGIPNIPMLMFSSNGTGLGDKWVQCERNFANQSDKIKLIQLDCSHMIQYFKADYVAKETRDYLHGLFAK, from the coding sequence ATGAGAAAGATAAAGAAAATTATAACTAAGACACTTGTGTGTGCTATAGGTTTGGTCGCCTTGTTTTTGCTTAGTATGACAATTTACAATCATATCATGTTGACACAAGAAGCCAAGTTGATAAAGCCTAATGGAACATTCGTTACGGTTGATGGCTATAAAATGCACGTTTATTGTGACGGATTAAAGGAAAATAGATCAACTCTACTAATTATGTCGGCCTATGGCACTGCCGCACCCGTATACGACTATAAGGTACTATATTCAAAACTGGCGAATGAATATCATATCGTTGTTATCGAAAAGTTCGGTTATGGCTATTCGGATATAAGCGGTCTACCACGAGATGTCGGTACTATTGTAAAAGAATACCGCGAAGCACTAAAGCTCTCTGATGAAAATGGCCCGTTCGTACTAATGCCCCACTCAATGTCCGGTCTGGAAGCGTTATATTGGGCTCAGCATGATCCAAATGAAGTTTCGGCGATTGTGGGGCTCGATATGTCTGTACCGGAGTATTATCGGTATAAGAGTAATAGCCCTTTTGCTAACTTTTTCGGTTCACCCAAATTTCTTAGATCATTGGTTTGCATGGGCTTGGACAGAATCCCGGGTACCGGCTTGGTAAGCGATAGAGGATTGACAAAAGCGGAATTTGCCCAAAACCAATACTTAACATATAAAATGTTGTTGAACAAGGATGTATCAGCGGAATCGAACACTGTGGAAAGCAACGCTCAGACAGTTCAGAAGGGCGGCATACCCAATATTCCGATGCTTATGTTTTCATCAAATGGTACGGGACTTGGAGACAAATGGGTGCAATGTGAACGAAACTTTGCCAACCAATCGGATAAAATCAAACTGATCCAGCTGGATTGCAGTCACATGATACAGTATTTTAAAGCCGACTATGTTGCTAAAGAAACAAGAGATTATTTACATGGCCTCTTCGCTAAATGA
- a CDS encoding helix-hairpin-helix domain-containing protein, producing MSDLRQIPGVGKNIEQDLINIGYGNIASLIGQNPEDIYLKDCLYKGFQEDKCQLYVFRLAVYYAENETHAPEKLKWWYWKDKEYKPKSK from the coding sequence ATGAGTGATTTAAGGCAGATTCCAGGAGTCGGTAAAAACATAGAACAAGATTTAATAAACATTGGGTATGGTAACATTGCTTCGTTGATTGGTCAAAATCCGGAAGATATATATTTGAAAGACTGCCTGTATAAAGGCTTTCAAGAAGATAAATGCCAGCTTTACGTTTTTAGGCTGGCTGTTTACTATGCGGAAAATGAAACACATGCTCCGGAAAAATTGAAATGGTGGTATTGGAAAGACAAAGAATACAAACCTAAAAGCAAATAA
- a CDS encoding C69 family dipeptidase, whose protein sequence is MACTTILVGKKASYDGSTMIARNDDSGSGHFTAKKFVTIHPEEQSATYKSVLSHVAIELPQNPMRFTAVPNAVEGEGIWAASGVNEENVGMTATETITSNPRVLGADPLVEYQPAQDGQPETAGGIGEEDIVYIVLPYVHSAREGVERLGGLLEKYGTYEMNGIAFQDVNEIWWLETIGGHHWIARKVPDDVYVVMPNQLGLDQFDLEDALTEKKNHMCSADMKEFIKENHLDLSLNGDFNPRDTFGNHDDADHVYNTPRAWFMLRYFNPRTKAWDGPNADFTPHSDDLPWCMVPEKKITPEDVKYALSSHYQGTPYDPYEGHGDPTMKGIFRPIGINRNDFMALIQMRPDVPEEFRVVEWIAFASNAFNVLTPFYANVSITPDYLADTTKEISTENFYWSSRMIAAMADASYGKSVFHIERYQLAVQSKGHALIGQYDEKLRREANMAKRAALREQANQKIADMLKKETAYTLNKVLFELSSQMKNAFSRSDA, encoded by the coding sequence ATGGCTTGTACAACTATTCTGGTTGGGAAAAAAGCATCCTATGACGGTTCTACCATGATCGCCCGAAACGATGATTCGGGTTCTGGTCATTTTACCGCTAAAAAATTTGTAACGATCCATCCCGAGGAGCAGTCCGCAACCTACAAATCTGTACTTTCCCATGTGGCAATCGAACTGCCTCAAAATCCCATGCGGTTTACGGCAGTGCCGAATGCCGTAGAAGGCGAGGGCATCTGGGCCGCCAGCGGTGTGAATGAGGAAAATGTTGGCATGACGGCCACGGAAACCATTACTTCCAACCCGAGAGTGTTGGGGGCGGATCCGCTGGTCGAGTATCAACCGGCACAGGACGGGCAGCCTGAAACTGCCGGCGGCATTGGTGAGGAAGATATCGTTTATATTGTACTTCCTTACGTTCACAGTGCGCGTGAAGGTGTAGAGAGGCTGGGCGGCCTGCTGGAAAAGTACGGCACCTATGAAATGAATGGCATTGCCTTTCAGGATGTCAATGAAATCTGGTGGTTGGAGACCATTGGCGGCCATCACTGGATTGCCAGAAAGGTTCCGGATGATGTTTATGTCGTGATGCCGAATCAGCTGGGACTTGACCAATTTGATCTGGAGGATGCACTTACCGAAAAGAAAAACCATATGTGTTCAGCTGATATGAAAGAGTTCATTAAGGAGAACCATTTGGATTTATCGCTTAACGGAGACTTTAATCCGAGAGACACTTTTGGAAATCATGATGATGCAGATCATGTTTACAATACGCCGCGCGCCTGGTTCATGCTGCGATATTTTAACCCCCGCACCAAAGCATGGGACGGGCCGAATGCGGATTTCACGCCGCATTCCGATGATCTGCCTTGGTGCATGGTGCCGGAGAAGAAGATCACGCCGGAGGATGTAAAATACGCGCTGTCCTCTCATTATCAGGGAACGCCGTATGATCCCTATGAAGGCCATGGTGATCCAACCATGAAAGGCATTTTCCGCCCAATCGGCATCAACCGGAATGACTTTATGGCTTTGATCCAGATGCGCCCGGACGTCCCGGAGGAGTTCCGCGTGGTGGAATGGATCGCCTTTGCATCCAACGCCTTCAACGTGCTGACGCCTTTTTATGCCAATGTGTCAATAACACCAGACTATCTTGCCGATACAACAAAGGAAATTTCAACCGAGAATTTCTACTGGTCCAGCCGCATGATTGCCGCTATGGCAGACGCATCATACGGTAAATCAGTATTTCATATTGAGCGATATCAGCTTGCAGTACAGTCCAAAGGACATGCGCTGATCGGCCAATATGATGAAAAGCTCCGGCGGGAAGCGAATATGGCAAAACGGGCTGCTCTTCGGGAACAGGCCAATCAGAAAATCGCGGACATGTTGAAAAAAGAAACCGCCTATACATTGAACAAGGTTCTCTTCGAACTGAGCAGCCAGATGAAAAACGCCTTTTCCAGATCCGACGCTTGA
- a CDS encoding IS3 family transposase: MKDTQNPIALRSKEWLTKALLELMKNKPFQEISISEIAEKADLSRRTFYRSFSSKEEVICFHLQTIWRTGMLKLSTDEDHSYYHTPSMSRRGNCYDNALAENFFSILKTECIYRHQLKSFDEARQLIAEYIDFYNNERIQTETCLTPLEKRRQAA; the protein is encoded by the coding sequence ATGAAAGATACACAAAATCCAATTGCTTTACGATCCAAGGAATGGTTGACGAAAGCCCTTTTGGAGTTAATGAAAAACAAACCATTTCAGGAAATCAGTATTTCAGAGATTGCTGAGAAAGCCGATTTGTCCCGCCGAACTTTTTATCGTTCTTTTTCCTCGAAAGAAGAAGTGATTTGCTTTCATCTGCAGACGATCTGGCGCACAGGAATGCTAAAGCTTTCCACTGATGAAGATCATAGCTATTATCATACTCCGTCAATGTCAAGACGTGGTAATTGCTATGACAATGCACTCGCTGAAAATTTCTTCTCTATTCTCAAAACCGAGTGCATTTACAGACATCAACTGAAATCATTTGATGAGGCCAGACAACTCATCGCCGAATACATAGATTTCTACAACAATGAGCGCATACAAACGGAAACGTGCCTGACACCGCTCGAAAAACGGCGTCAGGCTGCGTAA
- a CDS encoding EFR1 family ferrodoxin (N-terminal region resembles flavodoxins. C-terminal ferrodoxin region binds two 4Fe-4S clusters.) → MKNVIYYFTGTGNSLRVAQVIAEHLGDTEIISMRCYPKDVPSEDAERIGFVFPVHHWMMPAYAIHFVEQVKLNPKAYIFAVSTPGLINGGCQDKLAELLQGKHCTLSYGEKVYSVANYVAMYPPFPNPDKRVPKTEKQLEYIAQEIAEKKLRNHPHANAMTRWLALRKMQKFIEHCPSNDKYFSVWDDCISCGLCAKVCPCHNISFENGKPVFLHQCSQCMACISFCPKQAINFPKFTRERKKYHNPHVTVTDVVSDRKQYLPQN, encoded by the coding sequence ATGAAAAATGTGATCTACTATTTTACAGGGACAGGAAACAGCCTTCGCGTGGCACAGGTCATTGCCGAGCACTTAGGTGATACAGAAATCATCTCCATGCGATGCTACCCAAAGGATGTTCCGTCAGAGGATGCTGAAAGGATTGGCTTTGTTTTCCCGGTGCATCACTGGATGATGCCAGCGTATGCGATTCATTTTGTAGAGCAGGTAAAGTTAAATCCGAAGGCATACATTTTTGCGGTCTCCACGCCAGGGTTGATCAACGGAGGATGTCAGGATAAACTGGCGGAACTGCTGCAAGGCAAGCACTGCACGCTTTCCTATGGGGAAAAAGTGTACAGTGTTGCCAATTATGTGGCTATGTATCCGCCGTTTCCTAATCCTGACAAGCGCGTTCCAAAAACTGAAAAACAGCTTGAATACATTGCACAAGAAATTGCTGAAAAGAAACTACGGAATCATCCACACGCCAATGCAATGACGCGATGGCTCGCACTACGAAAGATGCAGAAGTTTATTGAGCACTGCCCGTCAAACGACAAATACTTTTCTGTCTGGGATGATTGCATTTCCTGCGGTTTGTGTGCCAAAGTCTGCCCCTGCCATAATATCAGTTTCGAAAATGGCAAACCAGTTTTTCTTCATCAATGCAGCCAGTGCATGGCCTGTATTTCTTTCTGTCCAAAACAGGCAATCAATTTCCCTAAATTTACGCGGGAACGAAAAAAATATCACAATCCACATGTTACAGTAACAGATGTCGTTTCAGACAGGAAACAATATCTACCACAAAACTAA
- a CDS encoding helix-turn-helix domain-containing protein, translating to MDFNEKLQELRKRKGLTQEELAEALFVSRTAVSKWESGRGYPSIDSLKVLASFFSVSIDELLSGEELVNIAQNDHVQEMRKMRDLVFGLLDCAMALFLFFPLFGQAEEGVIRRVSLLSLTSIPLDMKVTYFMLVSLTVLCGLATLALQGRQVRFWNQIKSGLSLLFNVSGVLAFILSREPYAASLTFLFLLIKGILLLKRR from the coding sequence ATGGATTTTAACGAAAAATTGCAGGAACTTCGTAAGCGTAAAGGTCTCACGCAGGAGGAGCTTGCGGAGGCGCTGTTCGTATCACGTACCGCTGTATCAAAATGGGAGTCTGGACGCGGCTACCCAAGCATTGATTCCCTTAAGGTGCTTGCGAGTTTCTTTTCTGTGTCTATTGATGAACTCTTGTCTGGAGAGGAACTGGTCAACATTGCGCAAAATGATCATGTTCAGGAAATGCGGAAAATGCGGGATCTGGTGTTTGGCCTGCTGGACTGCGCCATGGCGTTGTTTCTGTTTTTTCCGTTGTTTGGTCAGGCGGAGGAGGGGGTAATCCGCAGAGTCTCCCTGCTCTCTCTGACGTCGATACCCTTGGACATGAAAGTCACATACTTTATGCTTGTGTCGCTCACCGTTTTATGCGGGCTTGCGACCCTTGCCCTGCAGGGAAGGCAAGTGCGATTCTGGAATCAGATCAAAAGTGGTCTCTCTTTGCTTTTCAACGTATCCGGCGTTCTGGCTTTCATTCTGAGCCGCGAACCGTATGCCGCTTCGCTCACATTTCTGTTTCTGCTCATCAAGGGAATTTTGTTGTTAAAACGCCGATGA
- a CDS encoding phosphatase PAP2 family protein, giving the protein MKRNSRSLGSFLPTICLSVLFILYTMLIQHIDVKPIGPKGSAVGFASVNGWVYDLFGVNWTLYTITDCLGLVPIFVVFGFAVLGLTQLIRRKSLLRVDSSILVLGGFYVLVMGAYLFFELYRVNYRPVLIDGILETSYPSSTTMLILCVMPTAMMQFRRLICNRTVKNAVNIVLAAFTAFMVIGRLISGVHWLTDILGGVLLSAALVLLYRGVNAYIAESQHEAKVPGSPTN; this is encoded by the coding sequence ATGAAACGGAATTCTCGTTCTCTGGGTAGCTTTCTGCCCACCATTTGCCTGTCTGTACTGTTTATACTTTATACAATGCTGATCCAGCATATTGATGTGAAACCCATCGGGCCGAAAGGCTCTGCCGTGGGTTTTGCGTCGGTCAACGGGTGGGTGTATGACCTGTTCGGCGTAAACTGGACGCTTTATACAATCACTGACTGTTTAGGGCTTGTGCCTATCTTTGTAGTGTTTGGATTTGCTGTGCTGGGGCTTACGCAGCTCATACGGCGCAAAAGCCTTCTTCGGGTGGATAGCAGCATCCTTGTGCTGGGCGGCTTCTATGTGCTGGTCATGGGCGCGTATCTCTTTTTCGAATTATATCGTGTGAACTACAGACCGGTTTTAATCGACGGTATTTTGGAAACGTCCTATCCGTCCTCCACCACCATGCTGATTCTGTGTGTGATGCCTACCGCCATGATGCAGTTTCGCCGTCTGATTTGCAATAGAACTGTAAAAAACGCCGTAAACATCGTACTTGCGGCATTTACTGCATTTATGGTAATTGGGCGTTTGATATCGGGAGTTCATTGGCTGACCGACATTTTGGGCGGGGTGCTGCTCAGTGCGGCGCTTGTCCTGTTGTATCGAGGTGTAAACGCGTATATAGCCGAAAGCCAGCATGAAGCTAAAGTACCCGGTAGTCCTACAAATTGA
- a CDS encoding patatin family protein — protein MPTGLVLEGGGMRGAYTSGVLEVLLNNNIEFPNVYGISAGACNALSYISKQKNRNYDIFYKYIADKRYISVENLNRTGSLFGFDFIFGELFHDLLPFDYAAFYNSRTDLKVGATDLKTGQTVFFDKAALDEDFTAVRASSSLPFISNTVSFQGHELLDGGCATPIPIERSMFDGNDLNVIVLTRESSYRKSPRPEFPHSVLHVKYGEYPNFVNTMQIRAEVYNNELEVCHRQEMEKKAVIVRPSRPIVTGRYEKNPETLKSIYEMGMRDCEKKLSEIDGIMARA, from the coding sequence ATGCCAACAGGCCTTGTACTGGAAGGCGGCGGTATGCGCGGAGCATATACGAGCGGTGTGCTGGAAGTTTTGCTGAATAATAATATTGAATTCCCGAATGTTTATGGCATTTCAGCCGGCGCCTGCAATGCACTCAGTTATATTTCCAAACAGAAGAATCGAAATTACGATATCTTTTATAAGTATATTGCCGATAAAAGATACATCAGTGTAGAAAATTTAAATCGAACAGGTTCTTTGTTTGGATTCGATTTTATCTTTGGCGAGCTTTTCCATGATCTCCTTCCGTTTGATTACGCAGCGTTTTATAATTCCCGTACTGACCTTAAAGTTGGTGCTACCGATTTGAAAACCGGGCAGACTGTTTTTTTTGACAAAGCTGCTTTAGACGAGGATTTTACTGCAGTCAGAGCTTCCAGCTCTCTGCCGTTTATTTCAAATACTGTTTCTTTTCAGGGGCATGAACTGCTGGATGGCGGTTGTGCCACACCAATCCCAATTGAACGCTCGATGTTTGACGGCAACGATTTGAACGTCATTGTGCTTACCCGCGAGAGCTCTTATAGAAAAAGTCCCCGGCCGGAATTCCCGCATTCCGTTCTTCACGTAAAATACGGTGAGTATCCGAATTTTGTAAACACGATGCAGATCAGAGCGGAAGTTTACAACAATGAGCTTGAAGTCTGCCACAGACAGGAAATGGAGAAGAAAGCGGTGATTGTCCGTCCCAGCAGACCGATTGTGACAGGCCGGTATGAGAAAAATCCAGAAACGTTGAAATCAATTTATGAAATGGGCATGAGGGACTGCGAAAAAAAGCTTTCGGAAATTGATGGGATTATGGCCCGGGCATAA
- a CDS encoding metal ABC transporter substrate-binding protein, whose translation MMKRAIAVILAAVLLACSAGCVRRTPQTVRFRVVTSFYPLYIMALNITEGVPGIQVDNMAGQQTGCLHDYQLQSKDMKNIEQADVFVINGAGMENFMTKVISQLPDLRVVNSSDGISLLLDENGVANPHIWVSITNYIKQVSNIAKGLAQADPENAAIYQKNAQEYVAKLSVLRNKMHEELSNITHRDIITFHEAFPYFAEEFNLNIARVVNREPDSQPSARELADTIRLIRSSGVKAVFAEPQYPKSAANIVANESGAVVYSLDPSVTGENSKNAYLDAMENNLKVLRTALK comes from the coding sequence ATGATGAAAAGAGCAATTGCCGTAATTTTAGCGGCCGTGCTTTTGGCTTGTTCAGCAGGATGTGTAAGAAGAACACCGCAAACTGTCCGGTTTAGGGTTGTAACATCTTTTTACCCATTATATATTATGGCGCTGAATATCACCGAAGGCGTACCCGGCATACAGGTAGACAATATGGCGGGGCAGCAGACCGGCTGCCTGCATGACTATCAGCTTCAGTCCAAGGACATGAAAAATATTGAGCAGGCGGATGTGTTTGTGATTAACGGCGCAGGTATGGAAAACTTTATGACGAAGGTAATTTCTCAGCTGCCGGATCTGCGTGTTGTGAATTCAAGCGATGGGATTTCGCTTTTACTGGATGAAAATGGGGTAGCAAATCCGCACATATGGGTTTCTATTACCAATTATATAAAACAGGTATCCAATATTGCAAAGGGTTTGGCGCAAGCTGATCCCGAAAATGCGGCGATTTATCAAAAGAACGCGCAGGAATACGTGGCAAAGCTGAGTGTGCTGCGCAATAAAATGCATGAAGAACTGAGTAATATCACGCATAGAGATATCATTACATTTCATGAGGCATTTCCGTATTTTGCCGAAGAATTCAATCTGAATATTGCGAGGGTGGTCAACCGGGAGCCAGATAGCCAGCCAAGTGCGCGCGAACTTGCAGACACAATCAGGCTGATTCGAAGCAGCGGCGTAAAGGCTGTTTTTGCGGAGCCGCAGTATCCAAAGTCCGCCGCCAATATCGTGGCAAACGAAAGTGGTGCGGTAGTCTATTCGCTTGACCCCTCGGTGACGGGGGAAAACAGTAAAAATGCCTATCTTGACGCGATGGAAAACAATCTGAAGGTACTCAGAACAGCATTAAAATAA
- a CDS encoding metal ABC transporter ATP-binding protein, whose translation MDTCKCSTEIRNLTVRKHDGVIIHDISLDVHHGEILALIGRNGAGKTTLLKALLGRIPYTGSILFHNSRGERILNPRIGYVPQNLVFDRSTPVTVGDMLCANMSGFPVWLGHKKEKLAQAQRLLATVGGSPVLLGKRIGSLSGGEMQRVLLAFALDPKPDLLLLDEPVSAVDRKGIEVFYDLVTSMRAEHQMPVILVSHDLSHVEKYATRAALLDRTILVSGSVREVMKTPEVQEAFGLKLTGGVR comes from the coding sequence ATGGATACTTGCAAATGCAGTACGGAGATACGAAATCTTACCGTAAGAAAGCATGACGGAGTGATTATACACGACATTTCTCTCGATGTGCATCATGGAGAGATATTGGCGCTGATTGGACGGAACGGGGCCGGCAAAACAACGCTGCTGAAGGCCCTTTTGGGGCGTATTCCCTATACGGGGAGCATTCTGTTTCACAACTCCCGTGGAGAAAGGATTCTCAATCCCCGCATTGGCTATGTGCCGCAGAATCTTGTGTTTGACCGTTCCACGCCTGTTACGGTCGGCGATATGCTCTGCGCCAACATGAGCGGGTTTCCTGTCTGGTTGGGGCATAAGAAGGAGAAGCTGGCACAGGCCCAGCGGCTGCTTGCTACGGTTGGGGGGAGCCCTGTGCTTTTGGGCAAGCGGATCGGCAGCCTTTCGGGCGGAGAGATGCAGCGTGTACTGCTTGCCTTTGCACTTGACCCGAAACCGGACCTTCTGCTTCTGGATGAGCCGGTTTCCGCGGTTGACCGCAAAGGGATTGAGGTTTTTTACGACCTTGTTACCTCCATGCGTGCCGAACACCAGATGCCGGTTATTTTAGTGTCCCATGATTTGTCCCATGTGGAGAAATACGCGACGAGGGCCGCTTTGCTGGACCGTACGATTCTGGTCAGCGGCAGCGTTCGTGAAGTCATGAAAACACCTGAGGTACAGGAGGCTTTCGGCCTCAAACTGACCGGAGGTGTAAGATGA